The following proteins come from a genomic window of Rutidosis leptorrhynchoides isolate AG116_Rl617_1_P2 chromosome 10, CSIRO_AGI_Rlap_v1, whole genome shotgun sequence:
- the LOC139870145 gene encoding uncharacterized protein: MKILSLNIRGLGYEDKNKFNWFKKVCFQNKPNIIALQETKAEKISEQWIERIWGNCDYRYAFKKSNGNSGGILTIWDPNIFIANRVVERESYIAIKGHWQDLGTELILINVYARFAYERKNTEFCERKAKIFNDFIKDSSLLDLPLGGRTYTRISDNGTKFSKLDRFLVSKNFIQQWPNANVLVLDKKHTDHFPLFLKDGDIDFGPKPVKVFDEWLNQKNSHDVINAAWKSSVNSNKPDVIF; encoded by the exons ATGAAGATACTGTCTTTAAATATTAGAGGGTTGGGTTATGAGGATAAAAATAAATTCAACTGGTTTAAAAAAGTTTGTTTTCAAAATAAGCCAAACATTATTGCTTTACAAGAAACTAAAGCTGAAAAAATCTCGGAGCAGTGGATCGAAAGAATTTGGGGCAATTGTGATTATCGGTATGCTTTTAAAAAATCAAATGGAAATTCGGGCGGGATTCTAACGATATGGGACCCAAATATTTTTATTGCTAACCGTGTTGTTGAAAGAGAGTCCTATATTGCGATAAAAGGACATTGGCAGGATTTAGGTACCGAGCTCATTCTAATCAACGTTTATG CTAGATTCGCTTACGAAAGAAAGAATACTGAATTTTGTGAAAGGAAAGCGAAAATATTTAATGACTTCATCAAAGATAGCTCTCTTCTCGATTTGCCTTTAGGTGGTAGAACGTATACTCGCATAAGTGATAATGGTACAAAATTCAGCAAGCTCGACAGGTTTCTGGTCTCGAAAAATTTCATTCAGCAATGGCCAAATGCGAATGTGTTGGTTCTAGATAAGAAACACACCGATCATTTCCCCCTGTTTCTTAAAGATGGGGACATCGATTTTGGGCCTAAACCGGTTAAAGTTTTCGATGAATGGTTGAATCAAAAAAATTCACATGATGTCATTAATGCCGCTTGGAAGTCATCTGTCAATAGCAACAAACCCGATGTAATTTTTTGA